A window from Pseudobutyrivibrio ruminis HUN009 encodes these proteins:
- a CDS encoding MFS transporter has translation MEINNTEFEIQGNNELCQSVKKINIKAQLGKIYAIDTFGAFMLAGASWVALLAARGFSTLEIGWFESIFHVVSMICEVPSGAVSDVFGRKKSMVLAQIMSMLSAMIMIFADSFVSIAFAMGVSALSYNLASGTREALAYDSMKIAGVEKNYEGFFSKDMIIYEIVSSLATLLAGVALMLGYRKAYLVDIIIGGVALAFALSLTEVHAEGHESMDVAGRFKEVAIGSITFLKENRKARLIILFNAAIGAVAVLIGFFMQAKLPEVGLNPVLLGPALFIIGLSGALGSKVVTFFNTVVYRVIGAISLVGVIVAFASVLVGNPYIMIIGACIGSFADSFIEIRSDVVLNEMIPSGQRATLMSVNSFTYSVIMILLSPLFGWIFG, from the coding sequence ATGGAAATAAATAATACAGAATTTGAAATTCAAGGAAATAATGAGCTTTGTCAAAGCGTTAAAAAGATTAATATAAAGGCACAACTTGGAAAGATTTATGCTATAGATACTTTTGGGGCATTTATGCTGGCAGGAGCTTCTTGGGTGGCACTACTTGCTGCCCGCGGCTTTTCTACATTGGAGATCGGTTGGTTTGAAAGTATTTTTCATGTGGTAAGCATGATATGTGAAGTTCCATCAGGAGCTGTGTCAGATGTGTTCGGCCGCAAGAAATCCATGGTGCTTGCCCAGATAATGTCCATGTTATCAGCAATGATAATGATATTTGCAGATTCATTTGTATCAATTGCATTTGCAATGGGAGTCAGTGCTTTAAGCTATAATTTGGCTTCTGGAACTCGTGAAGCATTGGCTTATGACAGTATGAAGATAGCTGGTGTTGAAAAGAACTATGAAGGATTCTTTTCAAAAGACATGATTATCTATGAGATAGTTAGTTCGCTAGCTACGCTGTTAGCTGGTGTTGCGTTGATGTTAGGATATCGTAAAGCGTATCTGGTTGACATCATCATTGGAGGCGTGGCATTGGCGTTTGCTTTATCACTGACGGAGGTTCATGCTGAAGGCCATGAATCAATGGATGTGGCTGGCAGATTCAAAGAAGTTGCTATAGGTTCAATCACATTCTTAAAGGAGAATCGCAAAGCTAGGCTGATAATTCTTTTTAATGCTGCAATCGGAGCTGTTGCGGTATTGATTGGATTTTTCATGCAGGCGAAGCTGCCAGAAGTTGGCTTAAATCCAGTCTTGCTTGGACCGGCACTATTTATTATAGGATTGTCAGGTGCCCTTGGCTCAAAGGTAGTCACATTTTTCAACACGGTGGTTTATAGGGTTATTGGTGCCATTTCTCTTGTTGGAGTTATAGTAGCTTTTGCTTCGGTATTAGTTGGCAATCCATACATAATGATAATAGGAGCATGCATTGGTTCTTTTGCGGACAGCTTCATAGAAATCAGATCAGATGTAGTGTTGAATGAAATGATTCCATCCGGCCAGAGAGCTACATTGATGTCTGTAAATTCATTTACATATTCGGTTATAATGATTTTGCTGTCACCGTTGTTTGGATGGATATTCGGATAG